A DNA window from Aureibaculum sp. 2308TA14-22 contains the following coding sequences:
- a CDS encoding M48 family metallopeptidase — MTPQQLFYIIIGILVINFIVDKYLDYLNAKHFDDAIPPLLDDVYDEKEYTKSQAYKKENFKFSSITGVFSFLLTLAFFFFDGFAYVDQLARSLSDNKIVITLLFFGIIMLGSDILTTPLSYYKTFVIEEKYGFNKTTRKLFFTDKIKGWLLTIIVGGGILALIVWFYQQTGKNFWIYTWVFIAAFSIFMTLFYSTLIVPLFNKQSSLEEGELKTALESFAQKVGFSLDKIFVIDGSKRSTKANAYFTGFGKKKRIVLYDTLINDLETDEIVAVLAHEVGHYKKKHVVFNMVSSILLTGLTLYILSFFIDSKLLANALSVSEPSFHIGLIAFGVLYSPISEITGLVMNIFSRKFEYQADDYAKSYFGAKPLITALKKLSKNSLSNLTPHKAYVFMHYSHPTLLQRVKAMM, encoded by the coding sequence ATGACGCCACAGCAATTATTTTATATTATTATCGGCATATTGGTAATCAATTTTATCGTTGATAAATACTTGGATTATTTAAACGCTAAGCATTTTGATGATGCCATTCCACCTTTATTGGATGATGTTTATGATGAAAAGGAATATACCAAATCACAAGCCTACAAAAAAGAGAATTTTAAATTTTCAAGCATTACGGGAGTTTTTTCCTTTTTATTGACCTTAGCTTTTTTCTTTTTTGATGGTTTTGCTTATGTAGATCAATTGGCGAGAAGTTTGAGCGATAATAAAATTGTAATAACACTTTTGTTTTTCGGAATTATTATGCTAGGTAGTGATATTTTAACCACACCACTCTCCTACTACAAGACTTTTGTAATTGAAGAAAAGTACGGGTTTAACAAAACAACAAGAAAACTCTTCTTTACCGATAAAATTAAAGGATGGTTATTAACAATTATCGTTGGTGGCGGAATTTTAGCATTGATTGTTTGGTTTTACCAACAAACAGGTAAGAATTTCTGGATCTACACTTGGGTGTTTATAGCTGCTTTTTCCATTTTTATGACCTTATTTTATTCTACGTTGATTGTTCCACTGTTCAACAAACAAAGTTCGTTGGAAGAGGGCGAGTTAAAAACAGCATTAGAAAGCTTTGCCCAAAAAGTTGGGTTCAGCCTTGATAAGATTTTTGTGATTGACGGCTCCAAACGCTCCACCAAAGCAAATGCCTATTTTACAGGGTTTGGCAAAAAGAAACGTATCGTATTGTACGATACCTTAATCAACGATTTGGAAACTGATGAAATCGTTGCTGTATTGGCTCACGAAGTGGGACATTACAAAAAAAAGCATGTCGTTTTTAATATGGTAAGTTCTATCCTATTGACCGGATTGACCTTATACATTTTATCCTTTTTTATTGATAGTAAGTTATTAGCCAATGCCCTATCGGTTTCCGAACCCAGTTTTCATATTGGTTTAATTGCTTTTGGCGTATTGTACAGTCCCATTTCTGAAATTACTGGACTCGTAATGAATATTTTTTCAAGAAAATTTGAATACCAAGCCGATGATTACGCTAAATCCTATTTTGGAGCAAAACCCTTAATAACCGCATTAAAAAAGCTGTCAAAAAACAGTCTGAGTAATTTAACACCTCATAAGGCTTATGTTTTTATGCACTACTCCCACCCCACGTTGTTGCAGCGGGTTAAGGCGATGATGTAG
- a CDS encoding C40 family peptidase, translated as MRKIQIAFIFLIAIALTSCGASKKAAAVAKVESELEKQYQLYKGIPYKYGGTDRRGFDCSGFVGKVYKDGLKTQLPRTTKEIAKMGRKVSKHRLKPGDLVFFRPSRKYRHVGIYAGDNKFMHSSTTKGIMKSDLDNVYWKKKFRYAKRILIY; from the coding sequence ATGAGAAAAATTCAAATTGCTTTTATTTTCCTTATCGCAATCGCATTAACCAGCTGTGGGGCTTCTAAAAAGGCAGCTGCGGTTGCCAAAGTGGAGTCAGAACTGGAAAAGCAATATCAATTGTATAAAGGTATTCCCTATAAATATGGTGGTACAGATAGACGTGGATTTGATTGTTCTGGTTTCGTTGGTAAAGTATATAAAGATGGATTAAAAACCCAATTGCCCAGAACCACAAAAGAAATAGCAAAAATGGGCAGAAAAGTATCAAAACACAGATTAAAACCTGGTGATTTGGTTTTTTTTAGACCTTCTAGAAAGTATAGACATGTAGGAATTTATGCAGGAGATAACAAATTTATGCACAGCTCAACTACTAAAGGTATTATGAAGTCTGATTTGGATAATGTCTATTGGAAAAAGAAATTTCGTTATGCCAAACGTATTTTAATCTATTAA
- a CDS encoding TrmH family RNA methyltransferase, protein MHKEITSVHNSFIKEILQLQNKSRVRKNTGHFVIEGKREISLAIKGNYQLLQVLYCDEIYDYDNLESYQTEIIKISKQVYQKIAQRDSTEGIIAIAESKNFDLQSLNIKSINPLILVAEAPEKPGNIGALLRTADAANVDAVLIANPKTDIYNPNIIRSSVGCVFTNQIATGSTSEIIKFLKQHNINIYCAALTASKQYQALDYTKKSAIVVGTEATGLSEEWLKNSTQNIIIPMQGQIDSLNVSVSAAILIFEAKRQRNFL, encoded by the coding sequence TTGCACAAAGAAATTACTAGCGTACATAATAGCTTTATAAAAGAAATTTTACAATTACAAAATAAGTCCCGTGTTAGAAAAAATACGGGACACTTTGTTATTGAAGGCAAACGTGAAATTTCATTAGCAATAAAAGGAAATTATCAATTGCTACAAGTTTTGTATTGTGATGAAATTTATGACTATGATAATCTCGAAAGCTATCAAACTGAAATAATCAAAATAAGTAAGCAAGTTTATCAAAAAATTGCCCAACGTGACTCTACTGAAGGCATAATTGCCATTGCAGAAAGTAAAAATTTTGATTTGCAATCGTTAAATATAAAATCAATAAACCCTTTAATTTTAGTTGCAGAAGCTCCCGAAAAGCCAGGAAACATAGGAGCATTATTGCGAACTGCAGATGCCGCCAATGTTGATGCTGTTTTGATTGCTAATCCTAAGACGGATATTTACAATCCCAATATTATCAGATCTAGTGTCGGGTGTGTTTTTACCAATCAAATTGCTACAGGTTCAACTTCTGAAATTATTAAGTTCCTTAAACAGCATAACATTAACATTTATTGTGCGGCTTTAACTGCCTCAAAACAATATCAAGCATTAGATTATACTAAAAAATCTGCCATAGTTGTAGGTACAGAAGCAACTGGGTTGAGCGAAGAATGGCTAAAGAATTCTACTCAAAATATTATAATACCAATGCAAGGGCAAATAGATTCATTAAATGTTTCTGTTTCCGCTGCAATTCTTATTTTTGAAGCGAAAAGACAACGTAATTTTTTATGA
- a CDS encoding amidohydrolase family protein, which yields MKIIKNIVLSLLLVCTIQLTAQQTPADAQSETITIVGATSHIGNGEVIENSVITFENGKITTIEKATTSNINGKIIDAKGKHVYPGFIVPNSTLGLGEIDAVKASVDQAEIGGIIPHVRSLIAYNAESKVVESMRPNGILLAQVAPTGGRISGTSSIVQLDAWNWEDAAVKIDDGIHLNWPSSFSRGRWWLGEDPGIKPNKNYGKQVDEIKQFLLGAKTYTLGSKSPKNLPYEATLGLFDGSKKLYINADDAREITDGITFAKEMGVKHVVLVGGYQANKTIAILKKHNIPVLIQRTQSLPDNNDDDYDLPYKLPKLLTDAGILVGLEGTGRMERMNNRNLPFYAGQVVGQGLDKEKALQLITSNTAKILGIDADYGTLEVGKSATLFISEGDALDMRTNQLTHAFIDGRMVSLETHQTELWKRYSKKYSK from the coding sequence ATGAAAATTATAAAAAATATAGTATTAAGTCTGTTATTAGTATGTACGATTCAACTAACGGCACAACAAACACCAGCAGATGCTCAATCTGAAACCATTACCATAGTAGGTGCAACGTCACACATAGGCAATGGTGAAGTGATTGAAAATAGTGTAATTACTTTTGAAAATGGTAAGATCACTACAATTGAAAAAGCTACTACAAGTAATATTAACGGTAAAATTATTGATGCCAAAGGTAAGCATGTGTATCCAGGTTTTATTGTACCTAATTCTACATTGGGATTAGGGGAAATTGATGCGGTTAAAGCATCGGTTGACCAAGCTGAAATTGGTGGTATCATTCCCCATGTGCGTAGTTTAATTGCTTATAACGCTGAATCTAAAGTAGTAGAAAGCATGCGTCCGAACGGTATATTATTAGCTCAGGTTGCACCTACAGGTGGTAGAATTTCTGGCACATCTTCCATAGTACAATTAGATGCCTGGAATTGGGAAGATGCTGCTGTTAAAATTGATGATGGTATTCATTTGAATTGGCCTAGCAGTTTTTCTAGAGGAAGATGGTGGTTGGGTGAAGATCCAGGTATAAAACCAAATAAAAATTACGGAAAGCAAGTTGATGAAATCAAGCAGTTTTTATTAGGAGCTAAAACGTATACGTTAGGAAGTAAATCACCTAAAAACTTACCTTATGAAGCCACTTTAGGTTTGTTTGACGGCTCAAAAAAACTATACATTAATGCTGATGATGCTCGTGAAATTACCGATGGTATTACTTTTGCTAAAGAAATGGGCGTTAAACATGTAGTATTGGTTGGTGGCTATCAAGCTAATAAAACCATTGCTATTTTAAAAAAGCACAATATTCCTGTTTTGATTCAACGTACCCAGAGTTTGCCGGATAATAATGATGATGATTACGATTTGCCTTATAAGCTCCCTAAATTATTGACCGATGCGGGAATTTTAGTAGGACTTGAAGGCACAGGTCGAATGGAAAGAATGAACAATAGGAATCTACCCTTTTATGCGGGACAAGTTGTAGGCCAAGGACTCGATAAAGAAAAAGCACTACAGTTAATAACTAGTAATACAGCTAAAATATTAGGTATTGATGCTGATTATGGCACATTGGAGGTAGGCAAAAGTGCCACCTTGTTTATCAGTGAGGGCGATGCATTAGATATGCGTACCAATCAACTTACACATGCTTTTATCGATGGCAGAATGGTTAGTTTAGAAACGCATCAAACAGAATTGTGGAAACGGTATAGTAAGAAATATTCCAAATAG